The following proteins are co-located in the Acinetobacter shaoyimingii genome:
- the tssM gene encoding type VI secretion system membrane subunit TssM, with the protein MYTILGYVWQYVTNPKAIIALSLFVALVSAYNTIPRQYFWPLAAAYVLGLIGYGIYWFIQRKRHAQQGEELAEAIGKDTEAEYGKQKDKEELQLVNQQMKESIQLIRKSKLGDKKGNAALYELPWYMVIGNPAAGKSSAIYNSGLKFPFEEKHQKVVSSGLSGTRNCDWFFSTEGVLLDTAGRYSVYSEDHSEWIGFLNLLKKNRSKAPINGLIVTVSIAELVSQSPERSLKLAKNLRARIQDLTERLEIFAPVYLVFSKMDLIAGFTEFFDCYEQEEFDQVWGATLPYKPDSSENAADLFEQHYNILYDGLKSVSTTHLSRRHAQNISPSVMTFPLEFKSLKPALKTFIGTLFEENPFQFKPVFRGFYFTSALQEGTIESPMTEQIAQEFRLNKIPNSEHGIPKNSVSQNHGYFLKGLFSNVILKDKNLVKQHINTSKKRQRYLSFIAALLGVSVILGLWVWSYRNNQQLIADVQADLNKVVQMEQTSGQELSTQLDALLVLQQRLQQLDSFEEKRPMKFGFGLYQGDVLRDKLKTEYLKGVEQIVLEPTQQNIAQFLQRVKANEATLKANHVNVQIQQVAAPKTQEYLEPSDTNPQDAYNALKAYLMMSNPKQYMEAGHLSDQVTRFWRSWLESNRGQMPRGEMIQKAEQVLSYAMTLANDEKFPAVSADTQLVDQSRQVLLAVMKGMPARDRVYNEIKMRAAVRFPAVTTAQIVGEANRSIVLGSYALPGVFTEKAWKDYVEKAIDEAANSPTDSRDWVLNSNQSDDLTFSGSPDQIRKQLTDLYKKEYIAEWKKFLNGIYYAKQPDFAQQMKSIDVLGEPQNSPIRTLMERTAKETSWDNPVVQAELAAPKTGFIAWFKRKVLRQDNASEIQRAATQAQGPISQEFKVFYQFVRKRDDQQNKSLLDEYLESMSQVRSKYSDLRNAGDIGPSAMALVKQTISDQNSVFNTTQKLVDEKLSVGLNDMDNKLIQRLLVSPLTQAFESLIPPAQDEINKLWVMQAYQPFTQNLSQKVPFNSSATIQATGSEIAQIFGETGSIANFVKETLDPLVIRRGYTLTSKTWKDQGISLNPQFVSNFQRYVAPANGVATGGLSSGTPAPAAANQSNFQFYPLQNPQLLSYTIDIDGQRMTYENGIQQWVNFVWPNAGAVPGARITAVDLEGKTHTIFEAPGEYGINRLIDNSQRRETNGVVEMTWASSQQPSLAVKVNFRLISGNSNSAGGANVGSGRGYEGLQLVDKVTTNKPTVRVVSAQQAPASAAPATNTTAQGALQQATGGTTP; encoded by the coding sequence ATGTATACAATATTAGGCTACGTGTGGCAGTACGTTACCAACCCAAAAGCGATCATTGCCTTATCGCTTTTTGTCGCGTTGGTCTCTGCTTATAACACAATTCCAAGACAGTATTTCTGGCCTTTGGCAGCAGCATATGTGTTAGGTCTTATTGGCTATGGTATCTACTGGTTTATTCAACGCAAACGTCATGCTCAACAAGGGGAAGAGCTTGCTGAGGCGATTGGTAAAGATACTGAAGCAGAATACGGTAAACAAAAAGACAAAGAAGAACTTCAGCTTGTAAATCAGCAAATGAAAGAATCAATCCAATTGATTCGTAAGTCTAAGCTGGGCGATAAAAAAGGCAATGCCGCATTGTATGAGTTGCCATGGTATATGGTGATTGGTAACCCAGCCGCAGGTAAAAGTTCAGCGATTTATAATTCAGGTCTAAAATTTCCATTTGAAGAAAAGCACCAAAAAGTGGTGTCTTCAGGTTTAAGTGGTACACGAAACTGTGATTGGTTTTTTTCAACAGAAGGGGTGTTGTTAGATACTGCAGGTCGTTATTCCGTTTATTCAGAGGATCACTCAGAGTGGATTGGTTTCTTAAATTTACTCAAGAAAAACCGTTCAAAAGCACCGATTAATGGTTTGATCGTGACGGTCAGTATTGCTGAACTGGTCAGCCAAAGTCCTGAGCGTTCATTAAAGTTAGCCAAAAATTTACGTGCACGTATTCAGGACTTAACTGAACGTTTAGAAATCTTTGCACCTGTGTATTTGGTCTTTTCAAAAATGGATTTGATCGCAGGCTTTACAGAATTCTTTGATTGTTATGAACAAGAAGAATTCGACCAAGTTTGGGGGGCAACACTGCCTTATAAACCTGATTCTTCTGAAAATGCAGCTGATCTTTTCGAGCAGCATTACAATATTTTATACGACGGTTTAAAAAGCGTCAGTACTACGCACTTAAGTCGCCGACATGCGCAAAATATTTCGCCTAGTGTGATGACCTTTCCGCTGGAATTTAAAAGTTTAAAACCAGCATTAAAGACATTTATTGGTACTTTATTTGAAGAGAATCCGTTCCAGTTTAAACCGGTGTTCCGTGGTTTTTATTTTACCAGTGCGCTACAGGAAGGAACGATTGAAAGTCCGATGACTGAGCAGATTGCACAGGAATTCCGACTGAATAAGATTCCAAATAGTGAACATGGTATTCCTAAAAATTCAGTCTCACAAAACCATGGTTACTTCCTCAAAGGTCTATTTTCAAATGTCATTTTGAAAGATAAGAACCTGGTTAAACAACATATTAATACCTCGAAAAAGCGTCAGCGATATTTGAGTTTTATTGCAGCACTTTTAGGGGTATCTGTGATTTTAGGACTATGGGTTTGGTCATATCGTAATAACCAACAACTTATTGCCGATGTTCAAGCAGATTTAAATAAAGTTGTGCAAATGGAGCAAACTTCAGGTCAAGAGTTGTCAACTCAGTTGGATGCCTTATTGGTTTTACAACAGCGCTTACAACAGCTCGATAGCTTTGAAGAAAAGCGTCCTATGAAATTTGGCTTTGGCTTATATCAAGGTGATGTATTACGCGATAAGCTCAAAACTGAATATTTAAAAGGTGTTGAGCAAATTGTATTGGAACCAACACAGCAAAACATTGCACAGTTCTTACAGCGTGTGAAAGCCAATGAAGCCACTTTAAAAGCCAATCATGTCAATGTTCAAATTCAGCAAGTTGCAGCACCAAAAACACAAGAATATCTTGAACCTTCAGATACCAATCCGCAAGATGCTTACAATGCTTTAAAAGCTTACTTGATGATGAGCAATCCAAAGCAATATATGGAAGCTGGACATTTAAGTGATCAGGTCACTCGTTTCTGGCGCTCATGGTTAGAGTCGAATCGTGGTCAAATGCCACGTGGTGAAATGATCCAAAAAGCAGAACAAGTTTTGTCTTATGCCATGACATTGGCTAATGATGAAAAGTTCCCTGCAGTTTCTGCAGATACGCAGTTGGTCGATCAAAGCCGTCAAGTATTATTGGCTGTTATGAAAGGTATGCCTGCGCGTGATCGTGTGTATAACGAAATTAAAATGCGGGCAGCAGTACGTTTCCCAGCTGTCACCACTGCGCAAATTGTGGGTGAAGCGAATCGTTCAATTGTACTTGGATCCTATGCACTGCCAGGCGTGTTTACTGAAAAAGCTTGGAAAGACTATGTTGAAAAAGCGATTGATGAGGCGGCAAATAGCCCAACAGATTCTCGCGACTGGGTACTCAACAGTAACCAGTCAGATGACTTAACTTTTAGTGGTAGTCCTGATCAAATTCGTAAACAATTAACTGATCTGTATAAGAAAGAATATATTGCAGAATGGAAGAAATTCCTGAACGGCATTTACTATGCAAAACAACCTGATTTTGCTCAGCAAATGAAATCAATTGATGTGCTAGGGGAACCGCAAAATTCACCAATTCGCACGCTTATGGAACGCACTGCCAAAGAAACCAGCTGGGATAACCCAGTGGTTCAGGCTGAATTGGCTGCACCTAAAACTGGTTTTATTGCATGGTTTAAACGCAAAGTATTAAGACAAGACAATGCCAGTGAAATTCAGCGTGCTGCAACGCAGGCACAAGGTCCAATTTCGCAAGAGTTCAAAGTGTTCTATCAATTTGTACGTAAACGTGATGATCAGCAAAACAAATCATTGCTTGATGAGTACTTAGAGAGTATGTCTCAAGTCCGCAGTAAGTATAGTGATTTACGTAATGCGGGTGATATTGGTCCAAGTGCAATGGCTTTGGTTAAGCAAACGATTAGTGATCAAAACTCTGTATTTAATACCACACAAAAGTTGGTGGATGAAAAATTGTCTGTAGGGCTGAATGATATGGACAATAAATTGATTCAACGCTTACTTGTGAGTCCATTGACGCAAGCGTTTGAAAGTTTAATTCCGCCAGCACAAGATGAAATTAACAAACTTTGGGTGATGCAGGCGTATCAACCGTTTACTCAAAATTTAAGTCAGAAAGTACCGTTTAATAGTTCGGCAACCATTCAGGCTACTGGCAGTGAAATTGCGCAGATCTTTGGTGAAACAGGCAGTATTGCTAACTTTGTGAAAGAGACCTTAGACCCACTTGTGATTCGTCGTGGTTATACTTTGACGTCTAAGACTTGGAAGGATCAAGGAATTAGTTTAAATCCGCAATTCGTTAGCAATTTCCAACGTTATGTTGCGCCTGCCAATGGGGTTGCAACGGGTGGCTTATCTTCAGGTACACCAGCACCAGCAGCTGCTAATCAATCTAACTTCCAGTTCTATCCATTGCAGAATCCACAATTGTTGTCATATACCATCGATATCGATGGGCAGCGTATGACCTATGAAAATGGCATTCAACAATGGGTGAATTTCGTTTGGCCGAATGCAGGGGCGGTACCAGGTGCACGTATTACTGCTGTCGACTTGGAAGGAAAAACCCATACCATCTTTGAAGCACCAGGTGAGTATGGAATTAACCGACTTATTGATAATTCACAGCGCCGTGAAACCAATGGTGTGGTTGAAATGACATGGGCAAGTAGTCAGCAACCGTCATTAGCCGTAAAAGTCAATTTCCGTTTAATCAGTGGTAATTCGAATTCGGCAGGTGGGGCAAATGTGGGTTCAGGTCGTGGATATGAAGGTCTACAGTTAGTCGATAAGGTCACAACCAATAAACCGACTGTACGTGTCGTTTCAGCTCAACAAGCGCCTGCTTCTGCAGCGCCAGCGACCAATACAACGGCTCAAGGTGCATTACAGCAAGCGACAGGAGGAACTACACCATGA